One genomic window of Leopardus geoffroyi isolate Oge1 chromosome C3, O.geoffroyi_Oge1_pat1.0, whole genome shotgun sequence includes the following:
- the GPR37L1 gene encoding G-protein coupled receptor 37-like 1, whose translation MQWPWPLAVSLAVVLAAGLSRVSGGAALHSGGHRAEAQEQQSRSKRGTEDDEAREVQQYVPEEWAEYPRPIHPAGLQPTQALVATSPNPDKDGGSPGGRREPRGNLTGTPGQRLQIQNPLYPVTESSYSAYAIMLLALVLFAVGIVGNLSVMCIVWHSYYLKSAWNSILASLALWDFLVLFFCLPVVIFNEITKQRLLGDVSCRAVPFMEVSSLGVTTFSLCALGIDRFHVATSTLPKVRPIERCQSILAKLAVIWVGSMILAVPELLLWQLSQEPAPATGTVDSCIMKPSASLPESLYSLVMTYQNARMWWYFGCYFCLPILFTVTCQLVTWRVRSPPRRKPECRAGKHEQCESQLNSTVVGLTVVYALCTLPENVCNIVVAYLSTELTRQTLDLLGLINQFSIFFKGAITPVLLLCICRPLGQAFLGCCCCCCAECGGASEASATSGSDNKLKTELPSSIYFHKPRESPPLLPLGTPC comes from the exons ATGCAGTGGCCGTGGCCGCTGGCCGTCTCTCTTGCTGTGGTGTTGGCCGCGGGGCTGAGCAGAGTGTCTGGGGGTGCCGCCCTGCACTCGGGCGGGCACAGAGCCGAGGCCCAGGAGCAGCAGAGCCGGTCCAAGAGAGGCACTGAGGATGACGAGGCCAGGGAGGTGCAGCAGTATGTGCCCGAGGAGTGGGCCGAGTACCCGCGGCCCATCCACCCTGCTGGCCTGCAGCCCACCCAGGCCTTGGTGGCCACCAGCCCCAACCCAGACAAGGACGGGGGCAGCCCAGGAGGCAGGCGGGAGCCTCGGGGCAATCTGACGGGGACGCCGGGTCAGAGGCTGCAGATTCAGAACCCCCTGTACCCGGTGACCGAGAGCTCCTACAGTGCCTATGCCATCATGCTCCTGGCCCTGGTGCTGTTCGCTGTGGGCATCGTGGGTAACCTGTCGGTCATGTGCATCGTGTGGCACAGCTACTACCTGAAGAGTGCCTGGAACTCTATCCTCGCGAGCCTGGCCCTCTGGGATTTTCTggtcctctttttctgcctccctgTTGTTATCTTCAATGAGATCACCAAGCAGAGGTTGCTGGGTGACGTTTCTTGCCGGGCCGTGCCCTTCATGGAG GTCTCCTCCCTGGGAGTCACCACCTTCAGCCTCTGCGCCCTGGGCATCGACCGCTTCCATGTGGCCACCAGCACCCTGCCAAAGGTGAGGCCCATCGAGCGGTGCCAGTCCATCCTGGCCAAGCTGGCTGTCATCTGGGTGGGCTCCATGATCCTGGCTGTGCCCGAGCTCCTGCTGTGGCAGCTGTCGCAGGAGCCTGCCCCCGCCACGGGCACTGTGGACTCATGCATCATGAAACCCTCGGCCAGCCTGCCCGAGTCCCTCTACTCGCTGGTGATGACCTACCAGAACGCCCGCATGTGGTGGTACTTTGGCTGCTACTTCTGCCTGCCCATCCTCTTCACGGTCACCTGCCAGCTGGTGACGTGGCGGGTGCGGAGCCCTCCCAGGAGGAAGCCGGAGTGCCGGGCAGGCAAACACGAGCAGTGCGAGAGCCAGCTCAACAGCACCGTGGTGGGCCTGACCGTGGTCTACGCCCTCTGCACCCTCCCCGAGAACGTCTGCAACATCGTGGTGGCCTACCTGTCCACTGAGCTGACTCGCCAGACCCTGGACCTCCTGGGCCTCATCAACCAGTTCTCCATCTTCTTCAAGGGAGCCATCACCCCCGTGCTCCTCCTGTGTATCTGCAGGCCGCTGGGCCAGGCCTtcctgggctgctgctgctgctgctgtgccGAGTGTGGTGGCGCCTCGGAGGCCTCAGCCACCAGCGGCTCGGACAACAAGCTCAAGACCGAGCTGCCCTCCTCCATCTACTTCCACAAGCCCAGGGAGTCGCCCCCGCTCCTGCCCCTGGGCACGCCTTGCTGA
- the PTPN7 gene encoding LOW QUALITY PROTEIN: tyrosine-protein phosphatase non-receptor type 7 (The sequence of the model RefSeq protein was modified relative to this genomic sequence to represent the inferred CDS: inserted 2 bases in 1 codon; deleted 1 base in 1 codon; substituted 1 base at 1 genomic stop codon) — translation MLGLGKEGCLECYKGEEAAASMNQLGCWPERGLPRQGGGGGWGMWGGQWNLGHGGHFLGPRHPDAPEAKKTWESPRVRARDCPLSVRLLSFRXTSWLSKPPLGPAPHXQHGPGPWRGCSRARLPTWSLGAAMTQPPPTKAPAKKHVRLQERRGSNVALMLDVRSLGAVEPICSVNTPREVTLHFLRTAGHPLTRWALQHQPPSPKQLEEEFLKIPSNFVNSEDLDIPGHASKDRYKTILPNPQSRVCLGRAQSQEDGDYINANYIRGYDGQEKVYIATQGPMPNTVSDFWEMVWQEEVSLIVMLTQLREGKEKCVHYWPTEEETYGPFRIRIQGTKECPEYTVRQLTIQHQEECRVVKHVLFSAWPDHQTPESAGPLLRLVAEVEESPETAANTGPIVVHCSAGIGRTGCFIATRIGCQQLKARGEVDILGIVCQLRLDRGGMIQTTEQYQFLHHTLALYAAQLPEEPCP, via the exons ATGTTGGGGCTGGGAAAGGAAGGGTGTTTGGAATGTTACAAGGGAGAAGAAGCCGCAGCAAGCATGAACCAGCTGGGCTGCTGGCCAGAAAGGGGCTTGCCGAGgcaaggcgggggg ggggggtgggggatgtgggGTGGGCAGTGGAATCTTGGACATGGGGGCCACTTCCTAGGCCCCAGGCATCCAGATGCCCCAGAGGCGAAGAAGACATGGGAGTCCCCCCGTGTGAGGGCCAGAGACTGTCCACTATCTGTAA GGCTCCTGTCTTTCAGGTGAACCTCATGGCTGAGTAAGCCTCCCCTGGGCCCAGCACCCCA CCAGCATGGTCCAGGACCGTGGCGGGGGTGCTCCAGAGCACGGCTGCCGACCTGGTCTTTGGGGGCAGCCATGACCCAGCCTCCACCCACCAAAGCACCAGCCAAGAAGCATGTGCGACTGCAGGAGAG GCGAGGCTCCAATGTGGCTCTGATGCTGGATGTGAGGTCCCTGGGAGCTGTAGAGCCCATTTGCTCAGTGAACACACCCCGGGAGGTCACCCTACACTTTCTGCGCACAGCTGGACACCCCCTCACCCGctgggccctgcagcaccagccACCCAGCCCCAAGCAGCTGGAAGAGGAATTCCTG AAGATCCCCTCAAACTTTGTCAACTCTGAAGATCTGGATATTCCTGGCCACGCCTCCAAGGACCGATATAAGACCATCTTGCCAA ATCCCCAGAGCCGTGTCTGTCTAGGCCGGGCACAGAGCCAAGAAGACGGAGACTACATCAATGCCAACTACATCCGA GGCTACGACGGGCAGGAGAAGGTCTACATTGCGACCCAGGGCCCCATGCCCAACACCGTATCAGACTTCTGGGAGATGGTGTGGCAGGAAGAAGTGTCACTCATTGTCATGCTCACTCAGCTCCGAGAAGGCAAGGAG AAATGTGTCCACTACTggcccacagaagaggaaacctATGGACCCTTCCGGATCCGCATCCAAGGCACAAAAGAATGTCCAGAATACACCGTGCGGCAGCTCACCATCCAG CACCAGGAGGAGTGCCGGGTAGTGAAACATGTCCTCTTCTCTGCCTGGCCTGATCACCAGACCCCAGAATCGGCTGGGCCTCTGCTGCGCCTGGTGGCCGAGGTGGAGGAAAGCCCAGAGACAGCTGCCAACACTGGGCCCATCGTAGTCCACTGCAG TGCAGGGATTGGCCGGACTGGCTGCTTCATCGCCACCAGAATTGGCTGTCAACAGCTGAAGGCCCGAGGGGAAGTGGACATTCTGGGTATCGTGTGCCAACTGCGGCTGGACAG GGGCGGGATGATCCAGACCACAGAGCAATATCAGTTCCTGCACCACACCCTGGCCCTGTATGCAGCCCAGCTACCGGAGGAGCCCTGCCCCTGA
- the ARL8A gene encoding ADP-ribosylation factor-like protein 8A isoform X2, translated as MTASSEGTLDNGITAGPGGGLDSPQIKSVNLLVPTLLSPRYMVDAADQEKIEASKNELHNLLDKPQLQGIPVLVLGNKRDLPGALDEKELIEKMFYSGFPPGIFLPSRTERSAATPFPAKKRTTLISPYSGLFNTQSHGEAETAVLPPRTRDLLSSKPEAELPAHPAVPPKPVPPHPAWGGTLWGSQSPVLLRFELLILL; from the exons ATGACAGCTTCTTCGGAGGGGACTTTGGACAACGGGATAACGGCAGGCCCTGGAGGAGGCCTAGATAGCCCACAGATCAAGAG TGTCAACTTGCTTGTCCCCACCCTGCTGTCCCCCAGGTACATGGTGGACGCCGCTGACCAGGAGAAGATTGAAGCCTCCAAGAATGAGTTGCACAACCTACTGGACAAACCCCAGCTGCAGGGCATTCCG GTCTTAGTCCTGGGTAACAAGCGAGACCTTCCAGGAGCGCTGGATGAGAAGGAGCTGATTGAGAAAAT gtTCTACTCTGGTTTCCCCCCAGGAATCTTTCTGCCATCCAGGACCGAGAGATCTGCTGCTACTCCATTTCCTGCAAAGAAAAGGACAACATTG ATATCACCCTACAGTGGCTTATTCAACACTCAAAGTCACGGAGAAGCTGAGACTGCAGTCCTTCCCCCTCGGACCAGGGACCTGCTGTCATCCAAACCCGAAGCCGAGCTCCCCGCCCACCCTGCCGTCCCCCCTAAGCCCGTCCCTCCTCACCCAGCGTGGGGAGGGACCCTCTGGGGATCCCAGAGTCCTGTTCTGCTGAGGTTTGAACTCctgattttattgtaa
- the ARL8A gene encoding ADP-ribosylation factor-like protein 8A isoform X1 codes for MIALFNKLLDWFKALFWKEEMELTLVGLQYSGKTTFVNVIASGQFNEDMIPTVGFNMRKITKGNVTIKLWDIGGQPRFRSMWERYCRGVSAIVYMVDAADQEKIEASKNELHNLLDKPQLQGIPVLVLGNKRDLPGALDEKELIEKMFYSGFPPGIFLPSRTERSAATPFPAKKRTTLISPYSGLFNTQSHGEAETAVLPPRTRDLLSSKPEAELPAHPAVPPKPVPPHPAWGGTLWGSQSPVLLRFELLILL; via the exons ATGATCGCTTTGTTCAACAAGCTGCTGGACTGGTTCAAGGCCCTGTTCTGGAAGGAGGAGATGGAGCTCACGCTGGTCGGGCTGCAGTACTCCGGCAAGACCACCTTCGTCAACGTGATCGCG TCAGGACAGTTCAACGAGGACATGATCCCCACCGTGGGTTTCAACATGCGCAAAATCACCAAAGGGAACGTGACCATCAAG CTCTGGGACATTGGGGGACAGCCCCGATTCCGCAGCATGTGGGAGCGCTACTGCCGAGGAGTGAGTGCCATTGT GTACATGGTGGACGCCGCTGACCAGGAGAAGATTGAAGCCTCCAAGAATGAGTTGCACAACCTACTGGACAAACCCCAGCTGCAGGGCATTCCG GTCTTAGTCCTGGGTAACAAGCGAGACCTTCCAGGAGCGCTGGATGAGAAGGAGCTGATTGAGAAAAT gtTCTACTCTGGTTTCCCCCCAGGAATCTTTCTGCCATCCAGGACCGAGAGATCTGCTGCTACTCCATTTCCTGCAAAGAAAAGGACAACATTG ATATCACCCTACAGTGGCTTATTCAACACTCAAAGTCACGGAGAAGCTGAGACTGCAGTCCTTCCCCCTCGGACCAGGGACCTGCTGTCATCCAAACCCGAAGCCGAGCTCCCCGCCCACCCTGCCGTCCCCCCTAAGCCCGTCCCTCCTCACCCAGCGTGGGGAGGGACCCTCTGGGGATCCCAGAGTCCTGTTCTGCTGAGGTTTGAACTCctgattttattgtaa
- the ARL8A gene encoding ADP-ribosylation factor-like protein 8A isoform X3 gives MIALFNKLLDWFKALFWKEEMELTLVGLQYSGKTTFVNVIASGQFNEDMIPTVGFNMRKITKGNVTIKLWDIGGQPRFRSMWERYCRGVSAIVYMVDAADQEKIEASKNELHNLLDKPQLQGIPVLVLGNKRDLPGALDEKELIEKMNLSAIQDREICCYSISCKEKDNIDITLQWLIQHSKSRRS, from the exons ATGATCGCTTTGTTCAACAAGCTGCTGGACTGGTTCAAGGCCCTGTTCTGGAAGGAGGAGATGGAGCTCACGCTGGTCGGGCTGCAGTACTCCGGCAAGACCACCTTCGTCAACGTGATCGCG TCAGGACAGTTCAACGAGGACATGATCCCCACCGTGGGTTTCAACATGCGCAAAATCACCAAAGGGAACGTGACCATCAAG CTCTGGGACATTGGGGGACAGCCCCGATTCCGCAGCATGTGGGAGCGCTACTGCCGAGGAGTGAGTGCCATTGT GTACATGGTGGACGCCGCTGACCAGGAGAAGATTGAAGCCTCCAAGAATGAGTTGCACAACCTACTGGACAAACCCCAGCTGCAGGGCATTCCG GTCTTAGTCCTGGGTAACAAGCGAGACCTTCCAGGAGCGCTGGATGAGAAGGAGCTGATTGAGAAAAT GAATCTTTCTGCCATCCAGGACCGAGAGATCTGCTGCTACTCCATTTCCTGCAAAGAAAAGGACAACATTG ATATCACCCTACAGTGGCTTATTCAACACTCAAAGTCACGGAGAAGCTGA